Proteins from a genomic interval of Colletotrichum higginsianum IMI 349063 chromosome 6, whole genome shotgun sequence:
- a CDS encoding Short-chain dehydrogenase/reductase SDR — protein MGRILITGSTDGFGLGAARQLVERNHTVYLHARNAARAEEAKKLVPGAAGVFVADLTSTSETRSLAEQANAVGQFDAVVLNAGLLYGPFRETESGVPAQIFVNLVSPYIFTCLLTPPKRIVFVASVLHREAKPEVDDIFWLGRGEKGWNDFEAYCNSKFHVMCLVNAAARRMQAKGTSVVAMHPGYVPTKLTKFEAPDKMEDGLETYVMLAEGEYDVSGETGRYFDPKKQKGEPLPATEDVGLQEAVVKALEDFTGLKLPGSA, from the coding sequence ATGGGCCGCATCCTCATCACCGGATCCACcgacggcttcggcctcggcgccgcccgtcAACTCGTCGAGCGCAACCACACCGTCTATCTGCACGCGCGCAACGCGGCCCGCGCCgaagaggccaagaagctcgtccccggcgccgcgggcgtcttcgtcgccgaccTCACCAGCACGTCCGAGACTCGCTCCCtcgccgagcaggccaaCGCAGTCGGGCagttcgacgccgtcgtcctcaacGCCGGCTTGCTGTACGGGCCCTTCCGCGAGACCGAGTCGGGCGTGCCCGCCCAGATCTTTGTCAACCTGGTGTCGCCGTACATCTTCACCTGCCtgttgacgccgccgaaaCGCATCGTGTTCGTCGCGTCGGTGCTGCATCGCGAGGCCAAgcccgaggtcgacgacatcTTCTGGCTCGGGAGGGGCGAGAAGGGGTGGAACGACTTCGAGGCGTACTGCAACTCCAAGTTCCACGTCATGTGCCTCGTGAATGCGGCCGCGAGGAGGATGCAGGCCAAGGGCACGTCGGTGGTGGCGATGCACCCGGGCTACGTGCCCACCAAGCTCACAAAGTTCGAGGCGCCCGACAAGATGGAAGACGGCCTGGAGACGTATGTCatgctggccgagggcgaaTACGACGTGAGTGGAGAGACGGGCCGGTACTTTGATCCGAAGAAGCAAAAGGGCGAGCCGTTGCCTGCTACTGAAGACGTGGGCTTGCAGGAGGCGGTGGTGAAGGCTTTGGAGGACTTTACGGGACTGAAGCTGCCGGGTTCTGCGTGA
- a CDS encoding GA4 desaturase, with translation MSHQGIFRYLPPNARPASAKEAYLLPSLSEFSSVVTLPLTDLKPTLDLGDASPYKLSVHGFTARRHHSALHAEPFGHASWKDEKALRDVHFPEVEEFVKKLTGCKTAVVSAAVVRTQPYSEGTGDSGSSAEDAGKGKGEREEEEEEEEEGGSGTTAKFPPIVGLAKSNTVSPAPKVHLDLTPKGARLHIRKYAHQVTSAAEHVITAENALLSSGVRLEDLKDHYHEAGVPRFALFSIWRPIKTVKRDPLALAPANKFPEEDYVVSAQLEPLDRTIPAHLSRVIDPQSPNSASASTLAPSSSEETTYDTEGYLAYAPKDGEEGGAHDWHFIADQEPSEVLVIQLFDNEMEANARAPRKDGGKGGLGVGGTVHSAFELVGQDGAEEARESIEVRVAAFW, from the coding sequence ATGTCCCACCAAGGCATCTTCCGCTACCTGCCTCCCAACGCAAggcccgcctcggccaaaGAAGCCTACCTGCTGCCCTCCCTCTCCGAGTTCAGCTCCGTCGTCACGCTTCCACTCACAGACCTCAAGCCCACGCTCGACCTGGGCGATGCCTCGCCTTACAAGCTCTCGGTGCATGGGTTTACCGCCCGTCGGCACCACTCGGCTTTGCACGCTGAGCCATTCGGCCACGCGAGCTGGAAAGATGAAAAGGCACTCAGGGACGTCCATTTccccgaggtcgaggagttTGTGAAGAAATTGACGGGCTGCAAGACTGCGGTGGTGAGTGCGGCGGTTGTGCGGACGCAGCCGTACAGCGAGGGCACCGGCGATTCCGGCTCTTCAGCAGAAGACGCcgggaaaggaaaaggggaacgggaggaggaggaggaggaggaagaagagggcggcagcggtaCTACTGCCAAGTTCCCTcccatcgtcggcctcgccaagTCCAACACCGTCTCCCCCGCCCCCAAAGTCCACCTCGACCTCACGCCCAAGGGCGCAAGACTGCACATTCGCAAGTACGCCCACCAAGTCACTTCGGCGGCAGAGCACGTCATCACGGCGGAAAACGCCCTGCTTTCCTCCGGGGTGCGGTTGGAAGATCTCAAGGACCACTAccacgaggccggcgtcccgCGCTTTGCGCTGTTTTCCATCTGGCGCCCGATCAAGACAGTCAAGCGGGATCCGCTGGCCCTCGCGCCGGCCAACAAGTTTCCAGAGGAGGACTACGTCGTTTCTGCCCAACTGGAGCCGCTTGACCGGACCATCCCAGCTCACCTGTCGCGAGTCATTGATCCCCAAAGTCCCAactccgcctccgcctctaCTCTCGCTCCTTCTTCATCCGAGGAGACTACGTATGATACCGAGGGGTATTTGGCCTACGCACCAaaggatggagaggagggtggAGCGCATGACTGGCATTTCATTGCAGACCAGGAACCGAGTGAGGTCCTGGTGATCCAGTTGTTTGATAATGAGATGGAGGCGAACGCGAGGGCACCGCGCAAAGAtggagggaaggggggattgggcgtcggcgggacGGTGCATAGTGCCTTTGAACTCGTGGGACAGGATGGCGCGGAGGAGGCCCGAGAGAGCATCGAAGTGAGGGTTGCGGCGTTCTGGTGA
- a CDS encoding Asparagine synthase, with protein sequence MCGISAFMSHGSSHRSPEETKQVVDELESSLDIIVHRGPDARGTWYSENHQVGLGHVRLSILDLSPTGNQPFHDSHPPVAPTVSAVVNGELYNHEYYRDLLSPEFHFVGTSDCEIVIALYKHYGLSFLEHLRGEFAFVLWDESKKRLIAGRDRYGIKSLYYTWHDGKLLVATEMKSFLRFGKGMEWGVRELREQSWRVGSETYFKGIYRVLPGHYLVARPGEQEYQVSYWDVEYPDKSIPDSRSATELTENVRTRLLEATRIRLKADVPVAVYLSGGIDSSSVAGMVAHLMKQGHHLGSESSTVPSKMKCFTVQFDEGTGADESAVAHRTAAWLGVDIHMVKMDEEALVARFEDTVWNAEVPLPDLNGMGRYALAEAVHKQGIKVVITGEGSDEHFGGYDAFRADWLSEADHSWAAQEEQLSAGDRDEALQTAVAASKRGIFGDFTPEIPASSERMMNHGYVVPSIARVGSLPFAEWTRHAHGDTAPETALVEGLDGRVRENIRKRWHPFHAAEYMFVKTFMPHFILRYNGDNVDMKHQVESRCPFLDHHLTEYVNNIPPALKIQYHHGTKSWREKHILREAVRPFVTDEIYNMSKKAYMGPRKFWVGGPLWQKVTELVTEENVQELGFVDWQAAEEAVKRAFEEQDALSLRRAITVAQFVVLGKRFGVKKAVPGQ encoded by the exons ATGTGCGGAATCAGCGCCTTCATGAGCCACGGCTCCTCCCACCGTAGCCCCGAGGAGACCAAacaggtcgtcgacgagctcgagagcAGCCTCGACATCATCGTCCATCGCGGTCCCGACGCCAGAGGAACATGGTACAGTGAGAACCACCAGGTCG GCCTCGGTCACGTCCGTCTCTCCATTCTAGACCTCTCTCCCACCGGCAACCAGCCCTTCCACGACTCCCACCCTCCCGTCGCGCCCAccgtctccgccgtcgtcaacggcgagctCTACAACCACGAGTACTACCGGGACCTCCTCTCACCCGAGTTCCACTTTGTCGGGACTTCGGACTGTGAGATTGTCATCGCCCTGTACAAACACTACGGCCTCTCGTTCCTGGAGCACCTCCGCGGCGAGTTTGCGTTCGTGCTGTGGGACGAGAGCAAGAAGAGGCTGATTGCCGGACGGGATCGGTATGGCATCAAGAGCTTGTACTATACATGGCACGACGGGAAGTTGCTGGTGGCCACCGAGATGAAGAGCTTTCTGCGGTTTGGAAAGGGAATGGAGTGGGGTGTGAGGGAGTTGCGGGAACAGAGTTGGCGGGTGGGAAGCGAGACTTACTTCAAAGGTATCTACAGG GTTCTCCCGGGACATTACTTGGTCGCGAGACCTGGTGAGCAAGAGTATCAGGTGTCTTATTGGGATGTCGAGTATCCGGACAAG TCAATCCCTGATTCTCGTTCCGCCACTGAACTCACGGAGAACGTCCGCACACGTCTCCTGGAAGCCACCAGGATCCGCCTCAAAGCCGACGTGCCGGTGGCCGTCTACCTGTCTGGCGGCATCGACTCGTCTTCGGTGGCCGGCATGGTGGCCCACCTCATGAAGCAAGGCCACCACCTCGGCTCCGAATCGTCGACCGTGCCGTCCAAGATGAAGTGCTTCACCGTGCAGTTCGACGAGGGCACCGGCGCAGACGAGTCGGCCGTGGCGCACCGCACGGCTGCATGGCTGGGCGTGGACATTCACATGGTGAAGATGGACGAAGAGGCCCTGGTCGCGCGCTTCGAGGACACGGTGTGGAACGCCGAAGTCCCGCTGCCGGACCTCAACGGAATGGGACGGTACgcgctcgccgaggccgttcACAAGCAGGGGATCAAAGTCGTCATCACCGGGGAGGGCTCGGATGAGCACTTTGGGGGCTACGACGCCTTCCGCGCCGACTGGCTGAGCGAGGCCGATCATTCGTGGGCGGCGCAGGAAGAGCAACTCTCCGCGGGTGACCGTGACGAGGCGCTACAgacggccgtggccgccaGCAAGCGCGGGATCTTTGGGGACTTCACGCCAGAGATCCCCGCTTCCTCCGAGAGGATGATGAATCACGGGTACGTCGTCCCCTCCATCGCGCGCGTGGGCTCTCTCCCCTTCGCAGAGTGGACCAGGCATGCCCACGGGGACACGGCGCCAGAGACGGCCcttgtcgagggcctcgacggccgcgtGCGCGAGAACATCCGGAAGCGGTGGCATCCGTTCCACGCGGCGGAGTACATGTTTGTGAAGACCTTCATGCCGCACTTCATCCTGCGGTACAACGGCGACAACGTCGACATGAAACACCAGGTCGAGTCGCGTTGTCCGTTCCTGGACCACCATCTCACCGAGTACGTCAACAACATTCCGCCGGCGCTCAAGATCCAATACCACCACGGCACCAAGTCCTGGCGGGAGAAGCACATCCTGCGTGAGGCGGTGAGGCCGTTTGTGACCGATGAGATTTACAACATGAGCAAGAAGGCGTACATGGGGCCCAGGAAGTTTTGGGTCGGGGGCCCGTTGTGGCAAAAGGTGACGGAGCTGGTGACGGAGGAAAACGTCCAAGAGCTAGGCTTTGTGGACTggcaggcggccgaggaggcggtgAAGAGGGCGTTTGAGGAGCAGGATGCATTGTCCTTGAGGAGAGCCATTACGGTGGCCCAATTTGTGGTGTTGGGGAAGAGGTTTGGCGTCAAGAAGGCGGTGCCGGGGCAGTAG